From a region of the Mercurialis annua linkage group LG1-X, ddMerAnnu1.2, whole genome shotgun sequence genome:
- the LOC126662573 gene encoding uncharacterized protein LOC126662573 isoform X2, with the protein MACLHDHSCEEHDCSANWSLYKYIDLPKVSALNEAVPGSVKSVFKAWEQRLDFSGEHLVSNDGDPELLLYIPFSPDVKIKSIAIVGGPDGTSPSKMRAFVNRESIDFSDAQTMQAIQEWDLVENFQGVLEYQTRYAKFQGVSSITLHFPESFGGDTSRIHYIGFKGEATQLKRDVVSTIVYELRPNPSEHK; encoded by the exons ATGGCGTGTTTACACGATCATAGCTGCGAAGAACACGATTGCTCAGCTAATTGGTCTCTCTACAAATACATAGACCTTCCTAAA GTATCCGCGCTAAATGAAGCAGTTCCGGGAAGCGTAAAGTCAGTTTTCAAAGCTTGGGAGCAGCGTCTAGATTTCTCAGGG GAACACTTGGTAAGTAATGATGGTGATCCTGAGTTACTTCTTTATATCCC ATTTTCGCCTGATGTTAAGATCAAGagcattgcaattgttggtggTCCTGATGGAACGAGTCCTTCAAAGATGAGAGC GTTTGTTAATCGAGAAAGCATAGACTTCTCAGATGCTCAAACTATGCAAGCTATTCAG GAGTGGGATTTGGTTGAGAACTTTCAAGGAGTGTTAGAGTACCAGACAAG GTATGCCAAATTTCAAGGTGTGTCAAGTATCACATTGCATTTCCCTGAGAGTTTTGGTGGTGACACAAGCCGTATACACTATATTGGCTTTAAAGGTGAAGCCACCCAG CTGAAGAGGGATGTGGTTTCAACAATTGTCTATGAACTCAGACCCAATCCTTCAGAGCACAAGTAA
- the LOC126662573 gene encoding uncharacterized protein LOC126662573 isoform X1 codes for MACLHDHSCEEHDCSANWSLYKYIDLPKVSALNEAVPGSVKSVFKAWEQRLDFSGEHLVSNDGDPELLLYIPFSPDVKIKSIAIVGGPDGTSPSKMRAFVNRESIDFSDAQTMQAIQEWDLVENFQGVLEYQTRYAKFQGVSSITLHFPESFGGDTSRIHYIGFKGEATQLKRDVVSTIVYELRPNPSEHKIRNILDGTLGIDK; via the exons ATGGCGTGTTTACACGATCATAGCTGCGAAGAACACGATTGCTCAGCTAATTGGTCTCTCTACAAATACATAGACCTTCCTAAA GTATCCGCGCTAAATGAAGCAGTTCCGGGAAGCGTAAAGTCAGTTTTCAAAGCTTGGGAGCAGCGTCTAGATTTCTCAGGG GAACACTTGGTAAGTAATGATGGTGATCCTGAGTTACTTCTTTATATCCC ATTTTCGCCTGATGTTAAGATCAAGagcattgcaattgttggtggTCCTGATGGAACGAGTCCTTCAAAGATGAGAGC GTTTGTTAATCGAGAAAGCATAGACTTCTCAGATGCTCAAACTATGCAAGCTATTCAG GAGTGGGATTTGGTTGAGAACTTTCAAGGAGTGTTAGAGTACCAGACAAG GTATGCCAAATTTCAAGGTGTGTCAAGTATCACATTGCATTTCCCTGAGAGTTTTGGTGGTGACACAAGCCGTATACACTATATTGGCTTTAAAGGTGAAGCCACCCAG CTGAAGAGGGATGTGGTTTCAACAATTGTCTATGAACTCAGACCCAATCCTTCAGAGCACAA GATACGCAATATTTTGGATGGTACATTAGGTATTGATAAATGA